One part of the Schistocerca cancellata isolate TAMUIC-IGC-003103 chromosome 12, iqSchCanc2.1, whole genome shotgun sequence genome encodes these proteins:
- the LOC126109693 gene encoding protein D3-like: protein MRGVVFGAFSLFLCVSCSADTLDYVPDVVPQEPSSVLNVHYGKHAVENGNQLTPTDVKDQPSVTWDAEKDTYYTLAMTDPDAPSRKDPKFREFLHWLVVNIPGNDIAKGETLAEYVGSGPPRGTGLHRYVFLLFKQPGKLDFDEEPTSRTSRIGRPRFSIHKFVQKYDMEEPAVGGNYYQAQYDDYVPVIQRQLSG from the coding sequence ATGAGGGGCGTCGTATTTGGTGCATTTTCACTATTTCTATGCGTCTCGTGTTCTGCTGACACATTGGATTATGTGCCGGATGTTGTTCCTCAAGAACCATCATCGGTTTTAAATGTTCACTACGGAAAACATGCTGTAGAAAACGGCAATCAGTTGACGCCTACTGATGTAAAAGACCAGCCGTCAGTGACGTGGGACGCAGAGAAAGATACCTATTATACTCTTGCGATGACGGATCCAGATGCGCCGAGCAGAAAAGATCCAAAGTTTCGGGAATTTCTTCACTGGCTCGTGGTAAATATTCCTGGAAACGACATTGCCAAGGGGGAGACACTGGCAGAATATGTTGGATCTGGGCCGCCTCGTGGAACTGGTCTACATCGCTATGTATTTCTCTTGTTCAAACAACCAGGAAAGCTCGATTTCGACGAAGAACCTACAAGCAGAACCTCTCGTATCGGCAGACCCCGATTTTCCATTCACAAATTTGTACAAAAATATGACATGGAAGAACCAGCAGTAGGTGGAAATTATTATCAGGCACAATATGATGATTATGTACCTGTTATTCAACGGCAGCTAAGCGGCTAA